In one window of Episyrphus balteatus chromosome 3, idEpiBalt1.1, whole genome shotgun sequence DNA:
- the LOC129915466 gene encoding zinc finger protein 567-like, translating to MAKEISITCRTCLEKNEQLLSMYDDDDNKIVEMLEYILDTQLDVSDELPQKVCHGCFDDISRCYSFKTKCNNSFQILRNMLDKRKTIPEFVLHIKVEPEVHISEQFDQELNQTQMTADESFGQITTVHSVFDMGQISIKREPIETVAGSYSELGQCEKEVVTSDSHTVQYLITELKDEPDSNDEVLEEEVNILHHCAYCGARFSQELDFNNHLKSCKQSKPIKLLERPLLNAKNKHLCPYCDKAFPRPCRLKNHLRKHPEEVKADKMKQPLQIKPPPIKKFMCPHCDLSFILETSLKYHMSFHKGEKNFNELSNKTLNLDTHLGNHTKQNKLKCKDCGLVFEKATQLKSHTLDHKRNQTFLCKSCPKKFIHAEHFKIHSILAHNDERPFKCKFCGNGFSNKYKVIYHQRKHVANFE from the exons atggcTAAGGAAATCAGTATAACCTGTCGAACATGTCTAGAGAAAAATGAACAATTATTGTCAATGTACGATGATGACGAcaacaaaattgttgaaatgctaGAATATATTCTTGATACACAG CTCGATGTTAGCGATGAACTGCCCCAAAAAGTCTGTCATGGCTGCTTCGATGACATCAGTCGTTGCTACTCgtttaaaacaaaatgcaatAATTCATTCCAAATACTAAGGAATATGCTCGATAAAAGAAAAACCATACCAGAATTTGTTTTGCACATAAAAGTAGAACCTGAAGTACACATTTCTGAACAATTCGACCAAGAACTTAACCAAACACAAATGACTGCCGACGAATCTTTCGGCCAAATAACAACAGTGCACTCAGTTTTCGATATGGgacaaatatctattaaaagaGAGCCCATCGAAACAGTTGCTGGAAGCTATAGTGAGTTGGGACAGTGTGAAAAGGAAGTCGTTACATCTGATAGTCATACTGTTCAGTATTTAATAACGGAATTGAAAGATGAACCAGATTCAAATGATGAAGTGCTTGAAGAAGAAGTAAATATTCTTCATCACTGTGCTTATTGTGGAGCTAGGTTTTCACAAGAATTGGATTTTAACAATCATTTGAAAAGCTGCAAGCAAAGCAAACCAATCAAATTATTAGAAAGGCCTCTTCTTAACGCAAAAAATAAACACTTGTGTCCTTATTGTGACAAGG CTTTTCCTAGACCATGTCGTCTTAAAAACCATTTACGCAAACATCCTGAAGAAGTTAAAGCTGACAAAATGAAACAACCATTACAAATAAAGCCGCCCCCTATTAAAAAGTTCATGTGTCCTCATTGCGATTTGA GCTTTATTTTGGAAACTAGTCTAAAATATCATATGAGCTTCCACAAAGGGGAAAAGAATTTTAATGAACTTTCCAATAAAACGTTGAACTTAGATACACACTTAGGTAACCAtactaaacaaaataaactcAAGTGTAAAGACTGTGGTCTTGTGTTTGAAAAGGCTACACAACTCAAAAGTCATACATTAGATCATAAAAGAAACCAAACGTTTCTATGTAAATCGTGTCCAAAGAAATTTATTCATGcggaacattttaaaatacatagtatTCTAGCGCACAATGACGAAAGACCATTCAAGTGCAAATTTTGTGGAAATGGATTTTCAAACAAGTATAAAGTAATTTATCATCAACGGAAACATGTAGCTAATTTCGAATga
- the LOC129915642 gene encoding DNA replication licensing factor Mcm2, producing MTSPVGDFEPFENEDEILGDHTIRDEEEEDGEELFGDNMENDYRPMPELDRYDPNLLDDEEDYDDLSQGERREAEAEMRRRDRAQGIHRDDRDLVFDDDEDDDAGPRAKRRAGEKAAIGEVEEDVEMVESIENLEDTKGHSTKEWVSMLGPRTEIANRFQSFLRTFVDERGAYTYRDRIRRMCEQNKSSFVVSYTDLANKEHVLAYFLPEAPFQMLEIFDKVAKEMVLSIFPTYERVTTEIHVRISELPLIEELRTFRKLHLNQLVRTLGVVTSTTGVMPQLSVIKYDCVKCGYVLGPFVQSQNSEVKPGSCPECQSMGPFSINMEQTLYRNYQKITLQESPGRIPAGRIPRSKDVILLADLCDLCKPGDELEVTGIYTNNYDGSLNTDQGFPVFATVIIANHVVVKDSKQVVQSLTDEDIVTIQKLSKDPKIAERIITSIAPSIYGHDYIKRALALALFGGESKNPGDKHKVRGDINLLICGDPGTAKSQFLKYVEKIAPRAVFTTGQGASAVGLTAYVRRNPVSKEWTLEAGALVLADQGVCLIDEFDKMNDQDRTSIHEAMEQQSISISKAGIVTSLQARCTVIAAANPIGGRYDPSLTFSENVNLSEPILSRFDVLCVVKDEFDPMKDEHLAKFVVSSHIRHHPSSEEVHDETRASGIDEIPQEVLRQYIVYSKENVRPKLTNIDEDKIAKMYSQLRQESFATGSLPITVRHIESVIRMSEAHARMHLRENVQESDVNMAIRMMLESFIEAQKFSVMKKMQNTFQRFLSFQKDYSELLFFVLRQLTLDQLAYIRCKEGPNATHVEIMERDFLDRAKQLNIENIKEFYQSDVFKNNGFSYDPKRRIILQIVQGGVTD from the exons ATGACCTCTCCCGTTGGTGACTTTGAACCATTCGAAAATGAAGACGAAATCCTCGGCGATCATACAATTCGCGATGAAGAAGAGGAAGATGGCGAAGAACTCTTCGGCGACAACATGGAAAATGATTATCGACCAATGCCCGAATTAGATCGCTACGATCCAAATCTCCTCGACGACGAAGAGGATTACGATGATTTGTCTCAAGGAGAACGTCGCGAAGCCGAGGCGGAAATGCGTCGTCGTGATCGTGCACAAGGAATTCATCGTGATGATCGTGATTTAGTCTTCGATGACGACGAAGACGATGATGCCGGCCCTCGAGCTAAACGTCGTGCTGGCGAAAAAGCTGCAATCGGTGAGGTTGAAGAAGATGTCGAAATGGTAGAATCGATTGAAAATCTCGAAGATACCAAAGGACACTCAACTAAAGAGTGGGTTTCAATGTTGGGTCCAAGAACAGAAATTGCCAATCGTTTCCAAAGTTTCTTACGTACATTTGTTGATGAACGAGGTGCTTACACATATCGTGATCGCATTCGACGAATGTGCGAACAAAATAAGTCTTCTTTTGTAGTGTCTTACACTGATTTGGCTAACAAAGAACATGTTTTGGCTTATTTTCTACCCGAAGCACCTTTTCAAATGTTGGAGATATTTGACAAAGTTGCCAAAGAAATGGTATTGAGTATATTTCCAACTTATGAGCGTGTTACCACAGAAATTCATGTTCGTATCTCAGAGTTGCCACTGATTGAAGAACTTCGTACTTTTAGAAAACTTCATTTGAATCAATTGGTTCGAACTCTGGGTGTTGTTACATCAACAACTGGAGTAATGCCACAATTGTCAGTCATCAAATATGATTGTGTCAAGTGTGGTTATGTTCTTGGTCCATTTGTTCAGTCTCAAAATTCAGAGGTTAAGCCTGGTTCATGTCCAGAATGTCAAAGTATGGGTCCGTTCTCTATTAACATGGAACAGACACTCTATCGAAACTATCAAAAGATCACTTTGCAAGAATCACCTGGTCGAATTCCAGCTGGTCGTATTCCCAGAAGCAAAGATGTTATTCTCTTGGCTGATCTGTGTGATCTATGCAAGCCTGGAGATGAATTAGAAGTAACTGGTATATATACCAATAATTATGATGGTTCACTTAATACCGATCAAGGATTTCCAGTGTTTGCCACTGTGATTATTGCCAATCATGTTGTGGTGAAGGATAGTAAGCAAGTTGTACAGTCGTTGACAGACGAAGATATTGTCACTATCCAAAAGTTAAGTAAGGATCCGAAAATTGCCGAACGCATTATTACCAGCATAGCTCCATCTATCTATGGACATGATTATATCAAGCGAGCTTTGGCATTGGCTTTGTTTGGAGGAGAATCTAAGAATCCTGGAGATAAGCACAAGGTTCGTGGGGATATTAATTTGCTTATATGTGGAGATCCTGGAACAGCAAAGTCGCAGTTTCTTAAATATGTAGAGAAAATTGCTCCCAGAGCGGTTTTCACAACTGGTCAGGGTGCCAGTGCTGTCGGTTTGACAGCTTACGTACGAAGGAATCCAGTATCTAAGGAATGGACACTGGAAGCGGGAGCATTAGTCTTAGCTGATCAAGGTGTTTGTTTGATTGATGAATTCGACAAAATGAACGATCAAGATCGGACATCAATTCACGAAGCTATGGAACAGCAATCGATTTCGATATCGAAAGCTGGCATAGTAACTTCTCTACAAGCTCGTTGTACAGTAATTGCTGCTGCCAATCCAATTGGTGGGCGTTATGATCCCAGTTTAACATTCTCTGAGAATGTAAATCTATCGGAACCGATTCTATCACGTTTTGATGTTCTTTGTGTTGTTAAAGATGAATTTGATCCAATGAAGGACGAGCATTTGGCAAAGTTTGTTGTTAGTTCGCATATAAGGCATCATCCGTCGAGTGAGGAAGTTCACGATGAGACACGGGCCAGTGGTATTGATGAGATTCCACAAGAAGTTCTTCGTCAGTATATTGTCTATTCTAAGGAGAATGTGCGTCCTAAACTAACt aaTATCGATGaagataaaattgcaaaaatgtaCTCGCAACTGCGACAAGAATCTTTTGCTACTGGCTCTTTACCAATCACAGTACGTCACATTGAAAGTGTCATTCGAATGTCTGAGGCTCATGCACGAATGCATTTGCGTGAGAATGTTCAAGAATCCGATGTTAACATGGCCATACGTATGATGTTGGAGAGCTTCATTGAAGCACAAAAATTCAGTGTTATGAAAAAGATGCAGAATACATTCCAGAGATTCTTGTCATTCCAGAAAGACTATTCGGAGTTACTGTTCTTTGTACTGCGTCAATTGACTTTGGATCAATTGGCCTATATTCGATGTAAGGAAGGACCCAATGCAACTCATGTTGAGATCATGGAACGTGATTTTCTTGATCGTGCTAAGCAattgaatattgaaaatattaaggaaTTCTATCAATCggatgttttcaaaaataatgggTTCTCATATGATCCAAAGAGGAGGATAATTTTACAAATCGTTCAAGGAGGTGTTACAGATTGA
- the LOC129914199 gene encoding mitochondrial import inner membrane translocase subunit Tim16, which yields MAKYLAQIIVLGGQAIGRAFAKALRQEIQASQEAAKRAGGGQQGQNRAAANARTGMTLEEAKQILNLNDLKPEEIQKSFEHLFQMNDKAKGGSFYLQSKVFRAKERIDQELAENKPKNKDARTPPENR from the exons ATGGCCAAGTACCTAGCTCAAATCATTGTTCTTGGAGGACAAGCAATTGGTCGCGCATTTGCCAAAGCTCTCAGACAAGAAATCCAAGCATCACAAGAAGCGGCTAAGCGTGCTGGTGGTGGTCAACAAGGACAAAATAGAGCTGCTGCAAATGCAAGAACAG GAATGACACTAGAAGAGGCCAAACAAATACTCAACTTAAACGACCTGAAACcagaagaaattcaaaaaagtttcGAACATCTATTCCAAATGAATGACAAAGCAAAAGGCGGTTCATTCTACCTACAATCGAAAGTCTTCCGAGCAAAAGAGCGCATCGATCAAGAACTAGCAGAAAACAAACCTAAGAACAAAGATGCCAGAACGCCGCCCGAGAACCGATGA